In one Nicotiana tomentosiformis chromosome 6, ASM39032v3, whole genome shotgun sequence genomic region, the following are encoded:
- the LOC138893912 gene encoding uncharacterized protein, which translates to MAIRNLERYVGKLANILSERVLGTLPGDTKRNPKEIKNVVPLRSGHELEDPIAKQKDELIKGHVEIMEEQKIDNTQKGARMVDDGLKKKGKTRAQKKKEDVISINEETGESKYIPALPFPQKQRREKLDKQFEYFLEVLKQVHVNIPFTEVLSQMPAYAKFLKEILSKIRKVEETSIVKLTEHCSAILQNKLPQKCGDPESASINLMPLSIFRKLEGEIEEIRSIHVSLQLADQTTIILEGIVEDVLVRVDKFVFLVDFIVVNMEENKEVPLILGRPFLAMGKAILDIQER; encoded by the exons ATGGCCATTCGAAACTTGGAAAGATATGTGGGGAAACTAGCTAAtatattatctgagagggttcTAGGAACTCTCCCTGGTGATACTAAGAGAAATCCAAAAGAGATAAAAAATGTGGTGCCCTTGAGGAGTGGGCACGAATTGGAGGATCCCATAGCAAAGCAAAAGGATGAGTTAATTAAAGGACATGTGGAGATTATGGAGGAGCAAAAAATTGATAACACTCAAAAAGGTGCACGGATGGTAGATGATGGTTTGAAGAAGAAGGGGAAGACTAGAGCTCAAAAAAAGAAGGAAGATGTTATTTCAATAAATGAGGAGACTGGGGAGAGCAAATATATTCCTGCTCTaccttttccgcagaagcagagaagAGAGAAGCTGGACAAACAATTCGAGTATTTTCTAGAAGTGCTCAAGCAGGTGCATGTGAATATACCTTTCACAGAGGTGCTTTCACAgatgccagcttatgccaaatttTTGAAGGAGATATTGTCCAAAATTCGAAAAGTGGAAGAGACATCAAttgtcaagctcacagagcattgtagtgcTATTTTGCAAAATAAGCTTCCTCAAAAATGTGGAGATCCAGAGA GTGCTTCCATTAATcttatgcctttgtctattttcaGGAAATTGGAGGGAGAGATTGAAGAAATCAGGTCGATACATGTGTCCTTGCAGCTGGCAGATCAGACCACAATCATACTTGAAGGAATAGTGGAAGATGTGCTAGTTCGGGTGGACAAGTTTGTGTTCCTTGTAGACTTCATTGTGGTGAACATGGAGGAGAATAAGGAGGTCCCTCTAATTTTAGGAAGACCCTTCTTGGCTATGGGCAAAGCAATTCTGGATATTCAGGAAAGGTAG